The DNA segment TTACCCCACTTGGAGCCATAAATCCCCTGATATGCCTTTGTTGACTGTTGTGCTGGTGCTCTTGATCTGGGTCTAATGACACCCACATTGCCCCAACGGTGAGCTCATGGTTCCCGTTGTATGGGGCAGGAGTACCGGGACTACGTAACAGGAGCAACCAGCGCTGCACGCCTGTGTGTTTACCGGGTATCTTGATCTACAAGTGGGCCTTCAGTCCTACCAGTTGACTGTCCATTGCATCACTCTCAACAAGATATACACCTGCGAGGGAGTCATGTAACGGGGGAGACGGTTGCAATGGGTGGGTTGACAACTTCGAGATCCTTGTTATATGGTACTTTATATAGGATCTCGGTGGCTACTTGGTGTGACCGCCATTGTGAGTGATATTTGACTAAGTGATGGTAGTGTCAGTGGTGCATAAGGTATGGCGTAAGAAGGCCATGCACAAATATAGCTGGATGATGTACACGTGGCAATTGCCTTAGGGCTAACTTCAAcaagtaggtaggtataaTCGCATTTCAATTCCTCGTGCTTCAGATGCTATTTAACAGCTTTTCCACTTCCTACATGTTTCACTTGCCCGTAACTCAGCGTATTCGGTCACAGACCAACGAGATAAATTCCTGCTATAGTCGCTTATAGAGTCCTCCAACTATCCCTAATGTTGCCGACAACTTGCCCCATTTAACAGCTGTCGTTGTCATAACGAACAATCACGTTCCACTTGTCCTTGTAGAAAGCCTGACCCTTGACATACTGGGCATCCCGAGAGCACTTCTGGAGGATGTACAAAGTCCCATCGGCAATATTATTCCagccaacctccttctccgtgTCGTTCTGTTTCatggtcagcagcagccccacGATTAATGACAAGATAAACTCACGTCGTTGCACCACCAAATAGCCGACTGCCAAGAGCAGGAAACACGACCGCACTCGCCAGGGCCGGGGCCGTTCTTGGCCGAGCCAGTCAGACCACGGAGGTATTCAATGCCGCGGAGAATAGAAAGCTGGCCAGCCTCCTTCCACTGGTCAAGCTTGCAAATGTAGGACTCGGGATCATCAAGAGCCGCAAGATCAAAGGCGCCGCTGTCAacggtggggggagggggcaggtGAGCTTGGAAAGTTTCGTTCCAGCCGGGGTAAGTGGCATCCATCTGGGCGATAGCCTCCTCGATGGTGCCGGTCACTTCGACGGTAGCGCCAGTAGGGTCGTCAGCCTTGAGGGGGAGCTCCCAGGTAATGGGAACGGTGGCGTAGCTCGAAACATCGGGCTGGTCAGAGCGGATGGATGCAAATCCAGGGGCGCCCTGGGCAACCTGGGGTGGCTGTTAGCAACCTGGGGCTTTGAATCCTGGTTCAGTTACGATCAAAAACGTACACTGGCGAGAGCCAGGCCGCTGGCAATGAAAGCAGAGATGGAAAGCATTGTGATGGGTGAAGTTCAGAGTGGGTCTTGCGGCTGTCGTTGTGAATGGGAGACTGGAAGTTGTTGTCGAGGCTGGTtgtggaaaaagaagaggtcCAAGGGAGACAGGTTGCAAAGTATATATACGTGAGAGAGTTGCTTGCACAGACCAAAGAGAGCATCTCGGGCGGCCGCTTATCTCCACCGTGTTGTTCCGTGTCCTTCTGCTGCGGTTCAGACGGTCCCATCGGTTGGGATCTTGTGATATTCGTCCGATATCTCGAGAGCAGGCATCCCGTTCCGTTAGCCGCTCAGGGAACAGATATACCACTTTTGTCCCTCCACTCGAGGCCACAACATTTTGATGTCTCTTTGACGGGCATCTTGATGCTCTTGATCCGCGTCCTGtgacctccttcctcaacagTCCTAAACCCACTTGCCCCCAATATTCAGCGCATGGTTTTCGGCTCAAGTGGCAGGAGCAATCGAAAAGATAGGTGCCTTGACATACAGTGGGGAAACAATTCCCGACCAGCCCCGCATATGGCTAAGTCGCTCCTGCCTGCTCTCACTTTGTTGTGCTAAGGGCCGCTGTGGGGGTTGTGTCACCGAGTTTCTCAACGGGAAAGCGCAGTCAAGATCCAGACCACGGGAAGGAGTAGGTACCAGAATCCTCAATCACGATGTAAAGAGAAGAGGACAGTTTAGACCTGACGACCTGGAATTCCCCCCCAAGGTTTCTATAATCCATCTACCACTGCAGTAAAAGGAAAAGTCCCCATCAGATagccccaacccctcacaAAATCGCCTTGACGCTCTCCACAAAATCAACAACAGTCTTCTCCCAAGGAAtatacccctcccccgtaaccctcaccaccttgctTCCATCGTAGACCCTCTCCTTCGGATACCCATACCCCTTCTCATACCCCTGCCCCGgctcccccttctcaatcaccccctccctctcaggatacctctccctcaagatATCCGCCACCGCCTGAGCGGGAACATGATACCCACTCAACAAaaacctctccccatccaccttTTCCGGGTTCTCCGCCCCAAACAAAATTACCCTCGCCACATCCCTCACATCCACATACGAGGGAAACGCCCCTGGCAACCCCGACTTAGCCAGCTCAATGCCAGAGTAAACATCACTGATCAGCTTTGTCGTCCCGTGAATCTTGTCCCTTGTCTCCGGCACAACAACGGGTGGGCCAGCGACATAGACGGGGTTGACAGCCGCGATTTTGAAGGCAGGTTTGTGCTCATCTCTAAACTTCCAAAGGGCCTTTTCAGCGGCGGTCTTGCTGGCAAAGTAGAGGATATACCCTGGAACTTCGTTGCCCAACTCCCGGACAAGCCTCTCTGAGGACTCATTCCAGTTTGACTCGTCGTAGTGGGCGTTGGGGGACTcggtgtcgatgatggcAGCGACCGAACTCATGAGGGTGAAGGATTTGACGGTGGGTTCGGTGAGGGCTGACTCGAGGACTCTCTGAGTTCCCTCGACGGCGGCCTTGAGGACGGGTccgggggcggtggaggtgaggaagatgggagAGGCGAGGTGGGCGACGGTGGTGACGCCTTTGATGGCTTGGTCGAATGCtccggggatggtgatgtcgggGACTTCGACGATCTCGAGGTTGGCAACTAGTTCGGCTGggatggcggagaggaggggctTGGTGGAGTGGAGGGAGCGGGCCGTGCCGCGGACACGGTAGCCGGCTTGGAGAAAGGTGAGGGCGGTGCGGGCGGCGATGAAGCCGTTTatgccggtgatgagggcgagGCCTTTGGACATGGTGGTCTTGTTGGCGGGAATAGATGGACAGTTGGTTGATGATAACGATGTGGGCAGGATCATGGATATGAGCCTTGTTGTGCCTCAAGATAAATTGACTCTGAAAGTAGAAGATTCTCAATATTCAAGTCGCGGTCTCTGGTCTGAAAGATCCACAGTCCGCTTTGGCCAGGCGAGAAAATTAGTTTGTTGGGGCAAGATGCTATTAATACCTAAGGTGGTCCCCATTGAAGGATTCTAGTGTCCAAAGGAAGTTCCAAATCGTCAAGCATTTCAAAGCAATGTCCTTGACAAATCTCATGGTTCGGCACTCGAACGCACCTCCCTTCCGAATGAATCCCGGCTGAGAGTTCATCGTGCCAAGTAGCCCTGAGGTGGTGAGGCTCGTTCCGGGATATGCAGGCCGGGATTCGCTGCCCGTCGGTGTTGGGTGCAGTGATTAGTGAACAAAGAACCGGAGGAGCTGTTGAGTAATCCTGCAGCTCTTAATAAGCAACCGCATTCTCCGCCATTATGCCTCGGGTGATAGTGGGGCTCTTGGTACCTTACCACCATTGGATTGTAGAATGCATTGATTTATTATGGTAGATGAGGATGTACTTAGAATTTGTCTACCTTAGTCTGCGAGAACTGCAAAGTGATGACTCGTCTTCATGCATTAACCACTTCGCTGCCGAAATTCAAAGCTAACCAACTGGCTCTGACATCACATACACCATTTCTGCCCACCAGGTTTCCAAAGCCAAGTTGAAATTCACCCATCATCCGCCGCCCAACCCCATATATCCCTCAACCAAGGTTTCCAAAACCCCTCCACGCTCTCTTCAAACCTCCGCCCATCCCACGTCCCATTCAACAGCCCCTAGGTTCCTCATCCtgctgcctcccctcccggATCCAATACCTCCCCGCCAAGCTCCACATCGCCCAGCTGACCCCATACCTCTTTGTAAAACTCCTtcaaacaacccaacagcACGTCgctcatcaacccctcatccTGCCTTCTCCCAAACTCACTCAAAATAACAGGCGTCAACCTCTGCGCCGGCGCGcaccgctcctcctccacgccCGCCGTCATCAAACTCCTTTTACTTGTCAGCGCAGACAAATCCTGCCGGTACTGCATTCCCCCCAAAAATCAACAAATTCTCATTCGCAGCGTGAATtaccccagcagcagcagcagtcatTTTCCCACGAAATTAACCCAGTTGTAACCTGAACCCCCCCTAGCCATCCCCCCACGACTCCCGCAGTTCATTCCGCAAAGACACGCTAACGATAATAGTGTGACCCCCCCGCCCATCGGGCTACGTAACCCAGCGCCTGCGTCCAGTTCTCAATATCAAAGTGCTCGTCCCCAAACCAGGCATTCCCGTCGGTCTGggagcagcaccaccccgCCTTTGAGACGTGCGCGTCGGGGTGGATGTACAGATTCTTTCGGGCGGCGACGCGGATAATGTCAGACCAGATCTTGAACAGTGTCGTGTTACGCGTCCAGATGGGATTATGGAGGAGAATCtgggaggtgatgagggcgCCGTTATCTGGGCCGAGGGCAGAGATGAGAGtctgggggaagggggtgtcggtttggttgttgaggtagAAGAGGTCGATTATTTCGATTGCGTAGGGCCTGTGGCACCGTGACACAATTAGTGATGGGAAGAATGCCAATGggtcgggggagaggagggggggaaaaaCAACATTCGAATAAAGTTGAAGCCTGCGGAGGCGATGCGGTCGAGGATGGAATCGGCAGAGGCGTGTTCCAGGCCTTCGGGGATCATGGTCTCTCGGCTGAGGGGCCAGTTGACGCCCGCCCATGTGATTACTTCGCCTCCGAAGTTGACGATATCGCGACCTcgggtggaaaaggggccGCAGGGCCAAGTAGAGGAGATGTTTTGCTGACGAGGGAGGACCGTGTCGAGAGGATTGTCGCTCGCGGTAACGGTTATTGCGGCGAAGGCCAGGATCCAGAATAGAAGGTACGCCATGGTGTAGAATAGATGCATTGCTATGCCTATCGGCATAGGATGAGTAGTCCCTGGTCAACAATTGGAGGTCAAGTCATGTTAACATTCCCGTCAATACCAATGCCTCCTCTCGACCGCTCCTAGGCTGTCTGTAACCCCCTCCTTTCTTGTAATAATGTTGGGCAACCTATCCTGCATCTTGCCAGTAGAACTAAATCCTGTATAGTAATGTTAGCCTCGGCATGAGTTGTTGTGCAAAGTTGCAATTTGTGGGGATGAATAGAATTACCCGAGTGGTCATCCTTTGCATCCATGTTCGGCATTGGTGTCACTCCCAGCCTGGGATACATAGGAGTCTGTCGCTGGCTACTCCGTCCTTCAAGGACGTACGTCTATGTACTGCCGTTACTAGGTCTGACGTTGCAGTGGCCTATGAGCATGGTAGAACCACTGTAAGCACTACATACCCGACAACCGCGTTGGGGGCTCCGTTGAGATTTATCGACAGAACCGATGTTAAGCGGTCCAATATAATAAACATTCATCCAGTAACCTCAGCAATGGTCTCCCGCTCAGCTATTCAACACCATGTCAGCCATCCCGGACCGAAAAGCTCATAGATCTGCTCAGCACCAGTTCCGAGATCCGAATGCGAGGTCGCATTTGGATGATCCACCTGGATGACCTTGCCAAGTCCAACGGctccaaaccaaccaacacccctGAATGTTGCAATTTCCCATGCAAAGGTCCATTAAAAAAGAACTTACAAAAACAGTTGCCACACCCATCGCGTATCACAGCCTCCACGTTCCCTTTCCACCAGCAGGCAGCCATCGTGCATTTCACTCCTTTACTTCCTACATCTGCACTTTGCCTCTCACGATCCAAAATACCGTGGCCCAAcgccaaaagaaaacataACAAAATGTTCACCTACACGCTCGTCTCAGCCCTCATCGGCGGCGcatccctcgccctcgcctccccagCTCCCGTCATAACCCCAGCACCAGTCTACGAGCGCCAGAGCGAAAGCGCTCTCGAACTCAAGTGCCAGGCCCATTATGAGTCCATGATGGCAAGAGCCCCCGATCTCCCACGTGAACACCCAATCATCCAATGGATGAACCAGCCCGAGAACCTCAAGCTATTCACCGACTACACCGACATCAAAGCAATGTGCGCCGTCAGATGGGGCAAAAGCACTCTGGAACCGCCCTCTTCTCTCGCGTCCCAGTGGTCCAGCTACATGTCCGAGGCTCAAATGTTTGCCATCTCCATGAAGGCCCCTGCGCACGAGCTGTCCGCCATGGGCTGCCCTTccgtcatcgccgccgcTGGAGGACTGCTGGCCATCACTGAGGAGGTCTCGTGCAGCAGAGCGTACAAGGCGTACATGGATGCCGTGCCGTACCTTACCGCTACTGATGGTGACGATTTCGCTACCACCGGCCCGACTCGGACAAACGTTCTTGCGCCTTCAACCACGGCGCCCGGGTCAAGTGAGGAGACAGATGTCAGCGGGAAtgacagcgaggatgagggcgcTGATGGGAACGGAAATGGTGGTAGTGAGGAGGGGAGCACCGAGACGACCAGCACATCCACCGCTGGTGGCCCAAGGGAGACTGGACatgtggctgttgctgccgccgccgctctcGCCGTTGTCGGTGCCATGGCTGCGCTGTAAAGAGGATTGGCGATAACACCGGGTAGCTAAATGATAATGTGTATCAAGTTCAACGTCAGCATTCCAAGCCGCAAACCAAACCCGTTGCAGACCTATGATCGGGATCGACTCCCGAATGCGAGTGCCCCCGACCTACCAGAATCATCGCCAAGCCAGAACCAATAACACCTTCCCAATGCTTCTTAAGCCCGAGTGTGCACCGCCACCATCGATGACATCTTTAGTGAGCTCCCCTCTCACATATCTAACATCCACATCTGACGCCAGCTCTCTCCAAGCTTTATGAGGCTTCAACAAGCCCACCCAAGACGAACTGCGTACACGGGCAGGAAGAACTCCCTTAGCACACGTGATACCTTTACAGTTTGCTGTGGCTGGCCGCGAACCACGAAGTTTGTGGAGGCTCATTAGTGGATTCCAACCTCAAGATAGATAGGCGTTATTGGCTTTTCCCACAGATCAATTCCTCGAGTATAAGAACGTCTATTTCGTTGTATTCCTTTTTcccattttctttcttctgcATCAGCAAAGCTCAAACAAACCTGGATCACACCAAAGACACCCCAAAGCAACAGAAAACATGCTCGCCTACACGCTCGTCTCCGCCTTCGCCGGCGCatccctcgtcctcgccaacccggCCCAGGCCCCGGCCCAGGCCCCGGCCCAAGCCCCAGCCATCACCGCGGCACCCATCTTCAACCGCCGCCAGAGCGAGAGCGCTCTCAAGTTGGAATGCCACGCTCAGCTTGCCTCCATACATGCGCGAAAGCCAGAGCCCAGCGATAAACTTGAGGACTGGATGGCTACCGCGAACGAAGCCAAAAACGGCAACAGCTTGGGCGACGTACTCAACATCTGCTACGCCATTTATGGCAAAGAGATGCCGGATCCCCCTTCGTCTCTTCAGTCCGAGTGGTCCACCTATCGCTCGGCCCAGGCCAGTTACGCCAGTTCCATCGGGCCTGCTGTATCCAGCCTCAAGGCCAAATGCCCCAAAGACATGGCTTTTGACTTCTTGTTCGTTGCTATGAGCGACATGGACTCGTGCCACACGGCATTTGCTGCCATGTCGCTCCCCGATTCCgagctcctcaccacctccccaagccCATCCCGCACCGTCATTGTCGCGCCCATTACCACCATCGGCCCAAGCGAGGAGGCAGGTGCCGGCGGGAAGGATACCGAGTCGAAGGAGGGAAGCGCCCAGTCTACCGACACGtctactgctgctggtgccaGAGAGACAGGATacgtcgctgtcgctgtcgctgtcgctgccgctgccgccgttgCCGCTATTGCCGGTGGCATGGTTGTGGTATAAAAAAGGGGATTGAacttgggtggtggatgacgTTGAAGACAGCCATTAACCAAATACATGCTACAAAATAATGCATGATTTGACGACAGACCGCGACCCGACGTTGATGCCGCCTTTCAACTGCCGAGCAAGATGAATGTTCGAAACTCGAATATCAAAGCCAGGCTTACAAAAATTCAAGCAGGGTGGGCAATAAGCCTTAGTCGGGTCAAGCTTGGGGTCTGACTTGGGTTGACTTAGTCCGGCTTGCCGTTTTTTTTTACCTACACCTATCCTATACCAAGAGAATATACGGTAGCGTGTGACTTGCCCCACAAAACAACAGGCCAATATGTCAGCGATCAGCAGCCACATACGCAATATCGAAATCC comes from the Podospora pseudocomata strain CBS 415.72m chromosome 5, whole genome shotgun sequence genome and includes:
- a CDS encoding hypothetical protein (COG:S; EggNog:ENOG503PEV2); protein product: MLSISAFIASGLALASVAQGAPGFASIRSDQPDVSSYATVPITWELPLKADDPTGATVEVTGTIEEAIAQMDATYPGWNETFQAHLPPPPTVDSGAFDLAALDDPESYICKLDQWKEAGQLSILRGIEYLRGLTGSAKNGPGPGECGRVSCSWQSAIWWCNDNDTEKEVGWNNIADGTLYILQKCSRDAQYVKGQAFYKDKWNVIVRYDNDSC
- a CDS encoding hypothetical protein (COG:V; EggNog:ENOG503NZUS), yielding MILPTSLSSTNCPSIPANKTTMSKGLALITGINGFIAARTALTFLQAGYRVRGTARSLHSTKPLLSAIPAELVANLEIVEVPDITIPGAFDQAIKGVTTVAHLASPIFLTSTAPGPVLKAAVEGTQRVLESALTEPTVKSFTLMSSVAAIIDTESPNAHYDESNWNESSERLVRELGNEVPGYILYFASKTAAEKALWKFRDEHKPAFKIAAVNPVYVAGPPVVVPETRDKIHGTTKLISDVYSGIELAKSGLPGAFPSYVDVRDVARVILFGAENPEKVDGERFLLSGYHVPAQAVADILRERYPEREGVIEKGEPGQGYEKGYGYPKERVYDGSKVVRVTGEGYIPWEKTVVDFVESVKAIL
- a CDS encoding hypothetical protein (EggNog:ENOG503PQYH) produces the protein MIHLDDLAKSNGSKPTNTPECCNFPCKGPLKKNLQKQLPHPSRITASTFPFHQQAAIVHFTPLLPTSALCLSRSKIPWPNAKRKHNKMFTYTLVSALIGGASLALASPAPVITPAPVYERQSESALELKCQAHYESMMARAPDLPREHPIIQWMNQPENLKLFTDYTDIKAMCAVRWGKSTLEPPSSLASQWSSYMSEAQMFAISMKAPAHELSAMGCPSVIAAAGGLLAITEEVSCSRAYKAYMDAVPYLTATDGDDFATTGPTRTNVLAPSTTAPGSSEETDVSGNDSEDEGADGNGNGGSEEGSTETTSTSTAGGPRETGHVAVAAAAALAVVGAMAAL
- a CDS encoding hypothetical protein (EggNog:ENOG503PQYH) yields the protein MLAYTLVSAFAGASLVLANPAQAPAQAPAITAAPIFNRRQSESALKLECHAQLASIHARKPEPSDKLEDWMATANEAKNGNSLGDVLNICYAIYGKEMPDPPSSLQSEWSTYRSAQASYASSIGPAVSSLKAKCPKDMAFDFLFVAMSDMDSCHTAFAAMSLPDSELLTTSPSPSRTVIVAPITTIGPSEEAGAGGKDTESKEGSAQSTDTSTAAGARETGYVAVAVAVAAAAAVAAIAGGMVVV